A genomic stretch from Shewanella woodyi ATCC 51908 includes:
- the gspC gene encoding type II secretion system protein GspC has protein sequence MDLLDKVISKAADIPHKPLSTSVFWVGLIIVLYLFAQITWKLVPTSEPTTNWRPTPASVSAGKSVSVAQLQALSLFGKADEASSQPKVAPVEEQITDAPKTSLSIQLTGVVASTAQQKGLAVIASSGSQNTYSLGDKIKGTSASLKEVYADRIIITNSGRYETLMLDGLKYETNGQANKQLQQAKSVRKVDQRQNRQVAQDILESRDELLADPSKLTDYLAISPVQREGQLQGYRLNAGKDRDLFKQAGFRANDLAKSINGYDLTEMTQALEVMAQLPELTEISLMVERDGQLVEIMFSLP, from the coding sequence ATGGATTTATTAGATAAAGTTATAAGCAAGGCGGCGGACATCCCGCATAAGCCTCTGAGCACAAGCGTTTTTTGGGTCGGTTTAATTATTGTACTCTACCTGTTTGCTCAAATTACATGGAAGTTAGTTCCTACCTCCGAGCCAACCACAAACTGGCGTCCTACCCCTGCAAGTGTCAGTGCGGGTAAGAGTGTCAGTGTTGCTCAACTGCAGGCACTGTCTCTGTTTGGCAAGGCCGATGAAGCCTCTAGTCAACCTAAAGTTGCACCTGTAGAGGAGCAGATCACCGATGCGCCTAAGACCTCACTGTCGATTCAATTGACGGGTGTTGTGGCGTCGACTGCACAGCAAAAAGGCTTAGCAGTTATCGCATCGAGTGGTAGTCAAAATACCTATAGCTTAGGCGATAAGATTAAGGGTACCTCCGCATCACTCAAAGAGGTGTACGCAGATCGCATCATAATAACCAACAGTGGTCGGTATGAAACCTTGATGTTAGACGGTCTTAAATATGAGACTAACGGTCAAGCTAACAAACAACTTCAGCAAGCCAAGTCTGTGCGCAAAGTTGATCAGCGCCAAAATAGACAAGTTGCCCAAGATATCTTGGAGTCCAGAGATGAACTCCTTGCCGATCCGAGTAAGCTGACAGATTACTTAGCTATCTCCCCGGTACAGAGGGAAGGTCAGCTTCAGGGTTACCGCTTAAATGCAGGAAAAGACAGAGATCTGTTTAAACAAGCGGGTTTTAGAGCTAATGATCTGGCAAAGTCGATCAATGGTTATGATCTTACTGAGATGACTCAGGCATTAGAGGTGATGGCACAGTTGCCAGAGCTTACCGAGATATCTTTGATGGTGGAGCGTGACGGGCAGCTGGTCGAGATAATGTTCAGTCTCCCTTAG
- the gspD gene encoding type II secretion system secretin GspD, translated as MNKKNIRRKLIASLVMGASLLAPQLAWSEQYAANFKGTDIQEFINIVGKNLNRTIIVDPTVRGKINVRSYDLLNDEQYYQFFLNVLQVYGYAVVEMDNNIIKVIKDKDAKTAAIRVADDKTPGLGDEMVTRIVALYNTEAKQLAPLLRQLNDNAGGGNVVNYDPSNVLMISGRAAVVNKLVEIVRRVDKQGDTEVQVVPLEYASAGEIVRIIDTLYRSTGNKSQMPGQAPKVVADERMNAVIVSGDEKSRLRVVSLVKKLDAEQASTGNTKVRYLRYAKAEDLVEVLTGFAEKLVNDKDGGGGQAGGKKRRNEINIMAHDDTNALVISAEPDQMRTIESVINQLDIRRAQVLVEAIIVEVSEGDDVGFGVQWATAAGGGTQFNNLGPTIGEIGAGVWNARDQKASQTCSGSGDNQTCTDNPDTPGDITLLAQALGKVNGMAWGVAMGDFGALIQAVSSDTKSNVLATPSITTLDNQEASFIVGDEVPILTGAQNSSNGNSNPFQTVERKEVGVKLKVVPQINEGSSVKLTIEQEVSGINGKTGVDVTFATRRLTTTVMADSGQIVVLGGLINEEVQESVQKVPFLGDIPIIGHLFKSSSSGKKKKNLMVFIKPTIIRDGITMEGIAGRKYNYFRALQMEQQERGINLMPNSEVPVLEEWNQADYLPPEVNDILERYKEGKGLETKMRQTDSTLKSISDNKETDTDTASEDSHDE; from the coding sequence ATGAATAAGAAGAATATTCGCAGGAAGTTAATCGCAAGTTTAGTGATGGGGGCATCTTTACTTGCTCCTCAACTTGCTTGGTCTGAGCAGTATGCGGCTAATTTCAAAGGGACTGATATTCAAGAGTTTATCAACATTGTTGGTAAGAACCTTAATAGGACTATCATTGTCGATCCTACTGTGCGCGGTAAAATCAATGTCCGCAGTTACGATCTGCTCAACGATGAGCAATATTATCAATTCTTCCTCAATGTACTTCAGGTTTATGGTTATGCCGTCGTCGAGATGGATAACAACATCATCAAGGTCATCAAAGATAAAGATGCAAAAACAGCCGCTATTCGTGTGGCCGATGATAAAACTCCCGGCTTAGGCGATGAGATGGTGACGCGAATTGTTGCCCTCTACAACACAGAAGCTAAGCAGCTTGCTCCGCTACTTCGTCAGCTTAATGATAATGCCGGTGGCGGTAACGTGGTTAACTATGACCCATCCAATGTCTTGATGATCTCTGGCCGTGCTGCCGTAGTGAATAAGTTGGTTGAGATTGTTCGCCGCGTCGATAAGCAAGGTGATACTGAAGTTCAGGTTGTGCCACTCGAATACGCCTCTGCAGGCGAGATAGTGCGCATTATCGATACCTTATATCGCTCTACCGGAAATAAATCTCAGATGCCTGGCCAGGCACCAAAAGTGGTGGCTGATGAGCGTATGAATGCCGTCATCGTTAGCGGTGACGAGAAGAGCCGCCTACGTGTGGTTTCGTTAGTGAAAAAACTCGATGCCGAGCAAGCCAGCACAGGTAATACTAAGGTACGTTATCTCAGATACGCTAAAGCCGAAGATCTGGTTGAGGTGTTAACAGGTTTTGCTGAGAAGCTAGTCAACGACAAAGATGGCGGCGGTGGACAAGCCGGTGGTAAGAAGCGCCGTAATGAGATCAACATTATGGCCCATGATGACACCAACGCTTTGGTGATCAGTGCTGAGCCAGATCAGATGCGTACCATTGAAAGTGTTATTAACCAGTTAGATATTCGCCGTGCACAGGTTTTGGTTGAAGCGATTATCGTTGAGGTCTCAGAGGGCGATGATGTCGGTTTCGGTGTTCAGTGGGCAACCGCAGCAGGTGGTGGTACTCAGTTTAATAATTTAGGCCCGACTATCGGCGAGATTGGTGCTGGTGTTTGGAATGCTAGAGATCAAAAAGCCTCTCAAACCTGTAGTGGTTCAGGCGACAATCAAACCTGTACCGATAATCCAGATACTCCCGGTGATATTACCTTGCTAGCTCAAGCGTTAGGCAAGGTTAATGGTATGGCGTGGGGCGTGGCCATGGGTGACTTCGGTGCACTGATCCAAGCTGTTTCTAGCGATACCAAATCAAATGTTTTAGCGACACCTTCAATCACGACACTAGATAACCAAGAAGCGTCATTTATTGTTGGTGATGAAGTGCCTATTTTAACGGGCGCGCAAAACTCAAGTAACGGCAACAGTAACCCATTCCAAACCGTTGAGCGTAAAGAGGTGGGAGTTAAGCTCAAGGTTGTGCCGCAAATTAACGAAGGTAGCTCGGTTAAGCTGACCATTGAGCAAGAGGTGTCAGGCATTAACGGTAAAACAGGTGTCGATGTGACCTTTGCTACGCGCCGTTTGACCACTACTGTGATGGCTGATTCGGGGCAGATCGTTGTGCTAGGTGGCTTGATTAATGAAGAGGTGCAGGAGAGTGTGCAGAAGGTACCTTTCCTTGGTGATATCCCGATCATTGGTCACCTGTTTAAGTCCTCATCAAGCGGTAAGAAAAAGAAAAATCTGATGGTGTTTATTAAGCCAACGATTATTCGTGATGGCATCACCATGGAAGGCATCGCAGGTCGTAAATATAACTATTTCAGAGCACTACAGATGGAGCAGCAGGAGCGTGGTATTAACCTAATGCCAAACAGCGAAGTACCTGTTCTTGAAGAGTGGAATCAAGCAGATTACCTACCTCCTGAAGTGAACGATATTCTTGAGCGTTACAAAGAGGGCAAAGGTTTAGAGACTAAGATGCGTCAAACAGACTCTACCCTGAAATCTATCTCAGATAATAAAGAGACTGATACCGATACTGCCAGCGAAGATAGTCATGATGAGTGA
- the hslR gene encoding ribosome-associated heat shock protein Hsp15: protein MSKSADEITSIRLDKWLWAARFYKTRAIAKEMINGGKVHYNGQRAKSSKLAEVDAVIRLRQGYDEKEIVIKKLSEQRQKAAIAQTLYQETPESVAKRETYAEARRLNVLNNPAPDHKPDKKQRRQLIRFKES, encoded by the coding sequence ATGAGTAAGTCTGCCGATGAAATTACCTCTATTCGCCTAGACAAATGGCTTTGGGCCGCACGTTTCTATAAAACTCGTGCTATCGCGAAGGAGATGATTAATGGTGGTAAAGTTCATTACAATGGCCAACGTGCTAAATCCAGCAAGCTTGCTGAAGTGGATGCTGTCATCAGGTTAAGACAGGGATATGACGAAAAAGAGATTGTCATAAAAAAGCTGTCAGAACAGAGACAAAAAGCGGCAATTGCACAAACTTTGTACCAAGAAACACCAGAAAGCGTAGCGAAACGTGAAACCTATGCTGAAGCCAGACGATTAAATGTGCTAAATAACCCCGCGCCTGACCATAAGCCGGATAAAAAGCAGCGCCGGCAACTAATCCGCTTCAAAGAGAGCTAA
- the hslO gene encoding Hsp33 family molecular chaperone HslO — translation MSKDNLHRYLFENADVRGELVQLEQSYQEVLSAHNYPAPIQNLLGQLLAATSLLTATLKFNGDISVQLQGDGPVSLAVINGNNLQQLRGVARFKGELSSDGDLQQLFGKGHMVITLTPTEGERYQGVVALDKPTLAGCLEEYFAQSEQLPTSITLFANGKQAAGMLLQVLPTEGDHNAEFEHLEQLTATVKAEELFELEAEEVLHRLYHQEEVRLFEPVAVTFSCTCSRERSASAIRTVSREEIESILAEQGKIEMGCEYCNTNYSFDSIDVAAIFSNTQAPETKQ, via the coding sequence ATGAGTAAAGACAATTTACACCGCTACCTGTTTGAAAATGCCGACGTCCGTGGTGAGTTGGTGCAGCTTGAGCAGAGTTACCAAGAGGTACTCTCGGCTCATAATTACCCTGCGCCAATCCAGAATCTGCTAGGTCAGCTGCTTGCAGCGACTTCACTATTGACCGCCACACTTAAGTTTAACGGTGATATCAGCGTTCAACTACAAGGTGACGGCCCAGTCTCTCTGGCTGTGATCAATGGCAATAACCTACAACAGCTTCGTGGTGTCGCACGCTTCAAAGGCGAGCTAAGTAGCGATGGCGATCTGCAGCAACTGTTTGGTAAAGGCCATATGGTGATCACCTTAACTCCTACCGAAGGTGAGCGTTACCAAGGTGTCGTAGCACTAGACAAGCCCACATTAGCGGGCTGTCTTGAGGAGTATTTCGCTCAATCAGAGCAGCTTCCGACCTCAATTACTCTGTTTGCCAACGGCAAACAAGCGGCAGGTATGCTACTACAGGTACTGCCAACAGAGGGCGATCATAACGCTGAGTTTGAACACTTAGAGCAGCTTACTGCAACCGTCAAAGCTGAGGAGCTGTTTGAGCTAGAAGCAGAAGAGGTACTACACCGCTTGTATCATCAAGAGGAGGTTCGTCTATTTGAACCTGTAGCAGTCACCTTCTCATGCACCTGCTCTAGAGAGCGCAGTGCATCGGCAATACGCACAGTATCAAGAGAAGAGATTGAGTCTATTCTGGCCGAACAGGGAAAGATTGAGATGGGTTGTGAGTACTGCAACACCAACTACAGTTTCGACTCTATTGATGTGGCAGCTATCTTCAGCAACACACAAGCGCCAGAGACTAAGCAGTAA
- the gspF gene encoding type II secretion system inner membrane protein GspF: protein MPAFEYKALDNKGKQQKGVMEADTARHARGQLRELRLMPLEIVPVVEKETKAKTGGKSLFQRGISVAELALITRQIATLVAAGLPVEEALKAVGQQCEKDRLASMIMAVRSRVVEGYNLADSMAEFPHIFDDLYRAMVASGEKSGHLEVVLNRLADYTERRQQLKSKMTQAMIYPVVLTVVAISVIAILLAAVVPQVVGQFEHMGQELPWTTLLLIASSDFIRDYGIIILGAAFALFVLFKRMLTKPEFRMKYDSLLLTLPVIGRVSKGLNTARFARTLSILTASSVPLLDAMRIASEVLVNVKVRAAVEEATARVREGTSLGAALTNTKLFPPMMLYMITSGEKSGQLEQMLERAADNQDREFESNVNIALGVFEPLLVVSMAAVVLFIVLAILQPILELNNMISG, encoded by the coding sequence ATGCCAGCGTTTGAATATAAGGCATTAGATAATAAGGGAAAGCAGCAGAAAGGTGTGATGGAAGCTGATACGGCGCGTCATGCCCGTGGTCAGTTAAGAGAACTGCGCCTGATGCCGCTGGAGATTGTGCCAGTTGTAGAGAAGGAGACCAAGGCGAAAACCGGTGGTAAAAGCCTGTTTCAACGTGGGATCTCTGTCGCTGAACTCGCCCTTATTACCCGTCAGATTGCTACCTTAGTGGCGGCTGGTTTACCTGTTGAAGAGGCGCTAAAAGCCGTTGGTCAGCAGTGTGAGAAAGATAGGCTCGCCAGCATGATCATGGCGGTTCGCTCCCGTGTCGTTGAGGGTTATAACTTAGCCGACTCTATGGCCGAGTTCCCCCATATCTTTGACGATCTCTACCGCGCTATGGTGGCTTCCGGTGAAAAATCTGGCCACCTAGAAGTTGTACTTAATCGACTTGCCGATTACACCGAGCGTCGCCAACAGTTAAAGAGCAAGATGACTCAGGCGATGATCTACCCAGTGGTTCTTACCGTTGTCGCTATCAGTGTTATCGCTATCTTGCTTGCGGCGGTAGTGCCTCAAGTTGTTGGTCAATTTGAGCATATGGGCCAGGAGCTCCCCTGGACAACCTTGCTGCTTATCGCCTCTTCAGACTTTATCAGAGACTACGGCATTATCATTTTAGGCGCTGCTTTTGCGCTGTTTGTACTCTTTAAGCGTATGCTCACTAAGCCTGAATTTAGGATGAAATACGATTCTCTACTACTGACACTTCCTGTTATAGGCAGGGTGAGTAAGGGATTAAACACGGCGCGTTTTGCTCGTACTTTAAGTATCTTAACTGCCAGCTCTGTGCCTCTGCTCGATGCGATGCGTATCGCCAGTGAGGTCTTAGTCAATGTGAAAGTTCGAGCGGCAGTAGAGGAAGCAACAGCGCGAGTTCGTGAAGGAACCAGCTTAGGCGCTGCACTGACGAATACGAAACTTTTTCCGCCTATGATGCTCTATATGATCACCTCGGGTGAAAAGAGTGGACAGCTAGAGCAGATGCTTGAGCGCGCTGCCGATAACCAAGATAGAGAGTTTGAGTCCAATGTGAATATCGCTTTGGGTGTTTTTGAGCCTCTATTAGTGGTGAGTATGGCCGCTGTGGTACTGTTTATCGTGCTGGCAATTCTGCAGCCAATCTTAGAGTTGAATAACATGATTAGTGGCTAG
- a CDS encoding glutamate decarboxylase: MPLHSKDTVRDDLLDDIYSSADLALSMPKYKMPEQEHDSRHVYQVIHDELMMDGNSRQNLATFCQTWVEDEVHKLMDECIDKNMIDKDEYPQTAELEARCVHMLADLWHSPDAENTLGCSTTGSSEAAMLGGMALKWAWREKMRKLGKPTDKPNLICGPVQVCWHKFARYWDIELREIPMEGDRLIMTPEEVIKRCDENTIGVVPTLGVTFTCQYEPVKAVHEALDQLQKDTGLDIPMHIDAASGGFLAPFCDPDLEWDFRLPRVKSINASGHKFGLSPLGVGWVIWRDASALDKDLIFNVNYLGGNMPTFALNFSRPGGQIVAQYYNFLRLGREGYRKIHQACYDTAIYLSGEIEKMGMFDIIYDGQGGIPAMSWSLKEGVEPGFNLFDLSDRIRSRGWQIAAYAMPPKREDLVIMRILVRHGFSRDQADLLVADLQHCVDFFAKHPISHSSDEAESAGFNHG; the protein is encoded by the coding sequence ATGCCTCTTCATTCCAAGGATACGGTTAGAGATGACCTTCTCGATGACATCTACTCGTCAGCTGACCTGGCCCTATCTATGCCAAAGTACAAAATGCCTGAACAGGAACATGACTCTCGCCATGTTTATCAGGTTATTCACGATGAACTCATGATGGACGGTAACTCGCGACAGAATCTGGCGACATTTTGTCAGACTTGGGTCGAAGATGAAGTGCACAAGCTGATGGATGAATGTATCGATAAGAATATGATCGATAAAGATGAATATCCTCAGACGGCTGAGCTTGAGGCTCGCTGTGTGCATATGTTGGCAGATCTGTGGCACTCACCGGATGCGGAGAACACCTTAGGTTGCTCCACAACGGGTTCGAGTGAAGCCGCCATGTTAGGTGGAATGGCGCTGAAATGGGCTTGGCGTGAAAAGATGAGAAAGCTAGGTAAGCCAACGGATAAGCCAAATTTAATCTGTGGTCCAGTGCAGGTGTGTTGGCATAAGTTTGCTCGCTACTGGGATATTGAGCTACGTGAGATCCCGATGGAGGGTGATCGCCTCATCATGACGCCTGAAGAGGTGATTAAACGCTGTGATGAAAACACCATAGGTGTAGTGCCCACACTTGGTGTTACCTTTACCTGCCAATATGAGCCAGTTAAGGCGGTACATGAAGCCTTAGATCAGCTACAAAAAGACACTGGCTTAGATATCCCCATGCATATTGATGCTGCCAGTGGTGGTTTCTTAGCACCATTTTGCGATCCAGACCTTGAGTGGGACTTCCGCTTGCCTCGAGTTAAGTCTATTAATGCTTCCGGACATAAGTTTGGTTTGAGCCCGTTAGGGGTGGGCTGGGTGATCTGGCGTGATGCGTCAGCACTGGATAAAGATCTTATCTTCAATGTGAACTATCTAGGTGGCAATATGCCGACCTTTGCATTGAACTTCTCCCGTCCTGGCGGTCAGATCGTGGCGCAATATTACAACTTTTTGCGTTTAGGCCGAGAGGGATATCGCAAGATACATCAAGCTTGCTATGACACTGCGATCTACCTCTCAGGAGAGATCGAGAAGATGGGGATGTTTGACATTATCTATGATGGCCAAGGTGGTATTCCTGCCATGAGTTGGTCGTTGAAAGAGGGGGTTGAACCAGGCTTTAACCTATTTGACCTTTCCGATCGGATCCGCTCCCGTGGTTGGCAAATTGCCGCCTATGCGATGCCGCCAAAGCGGGAAGATTTAGTGATTATGCGTATCTTAGTTCGTCATGGCTTTAGTCGGGATCAAGCCGATCTCTTGGTGGCCGATCTGCAGCATTGTGTCGACTTTTTTGCAAAACATCCTATTTCACATAGCAGTGATGAAGCGGAATCTGCAGGTTTCAATCACGGTTAG
- the gspE gene encoding type II secretion system ATPase GspE: MSETQATQIDELAQVSDELGLTAESETDEVFHSNSKERLPFAYAHRFKVVLDKRDDELTLFHTSESPVTALLEARRYTGRNLPLVELAAPEFETKLTMAYQANSSEAQQLMEDIGNEMDLFTLAEELPQTEDLLEGDDDAPIIKLINALLSEAIKEEASDIHIETYEKQLVVRFRVDGVLKEVLKPNRKLSSLLVSRIKVMARLDIAEKRVPQDGRISLRIAGRAVDVRVSTMPSSHGERVVLRLLDKNAGNLDLVQLGMTHNVQVQFEELIRKPHGIILVTGPTGSGKSTTLYAGLTELNSKDTNILTVEDPIEYELEGIGQTQVNTKVDMTFARGLRAILRQDPDVVMIGEIRDLETAQIAVQASLTGHMVLSTLHTNTAAGSITRLQDMGVEPFLVSSSLLGVLAQRLIRTLCPDCKSEHIPDQSERDLLGMSADDTRVIYRAEGCKNCGHNGYRGRTGIHELLVVDDDVRELIHTGRGELAIEKHIRKSTPSIRHDGMSKVLAGRTTLEEVLRVTREE; encoded by the coding sequence ATGAGTGAGACACAAGCAACACAAATTGATGAACTCGCTCAAGTCAGTGATGAGCTTGGCTTAACCGCTGAGAGTGAAACCGATGAGGTGTTTCACTCTAACAGTAAGGAGCGCCTGCCATTTGCTTATGCCCACCGCTTCAAGGTGGTGCTCGATAAGCGTGATGATGAGCTAACCCTGTTTCACACCAGCGAGTCTCCTGTTACAGCTTTACTCGAAGCGAGACGCTACACAGGTCGTAACTTGCCTCTTGTTGAACTGGCTGCACCAGAGTTTGAAACTAAACTAACCATGGCTTATCAAGCTAACTCTTCTGAAGCTCAGCAGCTGATGGAAGATATTGGTAACGAGATGGATCTGTTTACTCTGGCCGAAGAGCTACCTCAAACGGAAGATCTGTTAGAGGGTGATGACGATGCACCGATCATTAAGTTGATCAACGCTCTGCTCTCTGAAGCGATCAAAGAGGAAGCATCGGATATCCATATCGAGACCTACGAGAAGCAGTTAGTGGTTCGCTTCCGTGTCGATGGTGTCTTGAAAGAGGTGCTTAAACCTAATCGTAAACTCTCATCGCTACTGGTTTCTCGTATCAAGGTGATGGCGCGTTTGGATATTGCTGAGAAGCGCGTTCCACAAGATGGCCGTATCTCATTGCGAATTGCTGGCCGAGCAGTGGATGTGCGTGTATCTACTATGCCTTCTAGCCATGGTGAGCGTGTGGTACTGCGTCTACTGGATAAGAATGCTGGTAACCTAGATCTTGTGCAGTTGGGCATGACTCACAATGTGCAGGTTCAGTTTGAAGAGCTTATCCGTAAGCCTCACGGCATTATTTTGGTGACCGGTCCAACAGGTTCAGGTAAGAGTACCACCCTGTATGCGGGCTTAACTGAGCTTAACTCTAAAGATACCAATATTCTGACTGTAGAAGATCCTATCGAGTATGAACTTGAGGGGATAGGCCAGACTCAGGTGAACACTAAGGTTGATATGACCTTCGCCCGTGGATTGAGAGCGATTCTGCGTCAAGATCCTGATGTGGTGATGATAGGTGAGATTCGAGATTTAGAAACGGCGCAAATTGCGGTTCAAGCATCATTAACTGGTCATATGGTGTTATCGACACTGCATACCAACACAGCAGCAGGTTCGATCACTCGACTACAAGATATGGGAGTTGAGCCTTTCCTTGTCTCCTCGAGTCTACTTGGTGTACTAGCCCAACGTCTGATCCGAACCTTGTGTCCAGATTGTAAGTCTGAGCATATACCGGATCAAAGTGAGCGCGACCTACTCGGTATGTCAGCTGACGATACTCGGGTTATCTATCGCGCCGAAGGGTGTAAGAACTGTGGCCATAACGGTTATCGTGGTCGTACTGGTATCCATGAGCTGTTAGTGGTCGATGATGATGTGCGTGAACTCATCCATACTGGACGAGGCGAGCTTGCCATCGAGAAACACATACGTAAGAGCACGCCGAGTATTCGACACGATGGTATGAGTAAAGTTCTTGCAGGTCGAACGACCTTGGAAGAGGTGTTACGTGTTACTCGTGAGGAGTAG
- a CDS encoding aspartate:alanine exchanger family transporter has translation MNISELFSFIFGYIAHNPFVFLFLSIAIGYPLGKISIKGINLGSTAGTLVVGVGIALTAFSVYGLRIDAPGLVSDIFLMMFMYAIGMKVGPQFFSGLARGGLDFVVIGLIVVFSNFLIVFFGAKLLGLAPGYAAGIISGSYTVTAVMGVAQSAITSGAFKAPAGMTLDQVSANIAAGYAISYILSSVFIILLIKYLPAMFGIDPVKAGKDAEAEFGAGGDTEALPSTNGFSNLGVLPLDIRAYRVEHQELVGQSVESLFHQYPHAAILKLVRGDEVIDAADNPKLELGDIIGIRGDYHELIQGGESRVGVEVDEPRARNVDIEVADIHLGKSAFIGKTIEEISKEVGFGIYLKALFRQGHQLPVLPQSVVEMGDVIRVAGSDWCVQQAAKRLNSNPIVESTLTETFYLALSLLIGYVCGHMSVTLGGIPFALGTSAGCMLTGIVFSFLRTRNPAFGGPMSEGARSFLQDIGLSLFVAVLAATVGPKILASFQGIVVIKIAALGLTAALVPPLLAWIYGLYFRKMNPAILAGACAGGRNSTPAMKGAQDACQSDMPAVGYPVPYALTSMIVLVLGYLTMVLY, from the coding sequence ATGAATATTTCAGAATTGTTTAGTTTTATCTTTGGTTATATTGCTCACAACCCCTTCGTATTTCTCTTCCTGAGTATCGCTATCGGTTATCCCCTAGGGAAGATCTCCATTAAGGGGATCAACCTAGGCTCGACCGCGGGCACACTCGTAGTGGGAGTTGGTATCGCGCTCACGGCATTCTCAGTTTATGGTTTGAGGATCGATGCGCCGGGACTAGTTTCCGATATCTTCTTGATGATGTTTATGTACGCCATCGGAATGAAGGTTGGGCCGCAGTTTTTCTCTGGATTAGCGCGGGGAGGCTTAGATTTTGTGGTTATCGGTCTTATCGTGGTGTTCAGTAATTTTCTTATTGTCTTCTTCGGAGCCAAATTATTGGGATTAGCGCCTGGCTATGCAGCGGGGATCATATCAGGTAGTTATACCGTAACTGCTGTGATGGGAGTGGCTCAGTCTGCTATTACGTCCGGGGCATTTAAAGCACCTGCAGGCATGACACTCGATCAGGTCAGTGCCAATATCGCTGCGGGTTATGCCATTAGTTATATCCTTTCAAGCGTATTTATTATTTTACTTATCAAGTATCTGCCTGCCATGTTCGGAATCGATCCCGTTAAAGCTGGTAAGGATGCTGAAGCTGAGTTTGGGGCTGGCGGAGACACAGAGGCGCTGCCTAGCACTAACGGTTTTTCTAACCTGGGTGTGTTGCCTTTAGATATTCGTGCCTATCGAGTTGAGCACCAAGAGCTTGTGGGGCAAAGTGTTGAAAGCCTGTTTCATCAATACCCTCATGCGGCAATCCTTAAACTGGTTCGTGGTGATGAGGTGATTGATGCAGCCGATAATCCTAAGCTTGAGCTAGGCGATATTATCGGGATTCGAGGTGATTACCATGAGCTGATTCAAGGTGGCGAGTCGAGAGTGGGTGTCGAGGTCGATGAGCCGCGTGCGCGCAATGTCGATATTGAAGTGGCAGATATTCACTTAGGTAAGTCGGCATTTATTGGAAAAACCATCGAAGAGATTAGTAAAGAGGTCGGATTTGGTATCTATCTCAAGGCGCTGTTCAGGCAAGGGCATCAGCTCCCTGTTTTACCGCAATCTGTGGTTGAGATGGGAGATGTGATCCGAGTGGCGGGGTCTGACTGGTGTGTTCAACAAGCGGCGAAGAGGTTAAATAGCAATCCCATTGTTGAAAGCACACTCACAGAGACCTTCTATCTCGCGCTCTCTTTACTGATTGGTTATGTCTGCGGCCACATGAGTGTGACTTTGGGGGGAATTCCATTTGCGCTCGGTACTTCGGCTGGCTGTATGCTTACTGGTATCGTGTTCTCCTTCCTGCGTACACGTAACCCTGCATTTGGCGGCCCGATGAGTGAGGGAGCTCGTAGTTTCTTGCAAGATATCGGCCTGAGCTTGTTTGTCGCGGTATTAGCGGCAACGGTTGGACCAAAGATATTGGCATCATTCCAAGGTATTGTGGTGATTAAGATAGCCGCACTGGGCTTAACGGCGGCATTGGTGCCTCCTCTGCTTGCTTGGATATATGGTCTCTACTTCCGCAAAATGAATCCTGCAATATTGGCGGGAGCCTGTGCTGGCGGACGTAACAGTACTCCTGCGATGAAGGGGGCTCAGGACGCATGTCAAAGTGATATGCCTGCGGTTGGTTATCCGGTGCCTTATGCCTTAACCTCAATGATCGTACTGGTTCTGGGTTACCTGACTATGGTGCTTTATTAA